The Desulfovibrio aminophilus genomic sequence GGCCCCGGCCGAGGTCGTGGAGAAGGAGCGCGAGAAGCTGACGCTTCTGGCCGAGGAGAAGGACAAGCTCTCGGCCCTGGAAGCCCGGCTGCGCAGCGTGGCGGGCTAGGGAAGCAAGGCGGCCCCGCCCCGGCGCGGCCGAAACGAGTGTCATGAGCCGCGCGCCCTCGCGGGCGCGCCGTTGAAAGTCTTTGGGGAAGGGGTCCAGGGGAAGCCCCTTTCTCCAGAAAGGGGCTTCCCCTGGCCGCCGGAGGCAACATGTCCAAGGTCTATCTCATCGGCGCGGGCCCGGGCGATCTCGGCCTGTTCACCCTCAAGGGCAAGCAGGTCCTGGAGACGGCCGACGTGGTCATTTACGACTACCTGGCCCACCCGGACCTCCTGAAGTTCTGCCGCGAGGACGCGGAAGTGCTCTACGTGGGCAAGAAGGGCGGGGACCACACCCTGCCCCAGGACCAGATCAACGCCCTGATCATCGCCAAGGCCCGCGAGGGCAAGAGCGTGGCCCGGCTCAAGGGCGGCGACCCCTACGTCTTCGGGCGCGGCGGCGAGGAAGCCGAGGAGCTGGTGGAGGCGGGCGTCGAGTTCGAGGTGGTCCCGGGCGTCACGTCCGGGGTGGCGGCCGCGGCCTACGCCGGAATCCCGGTGACCCACCGCGACCACACCACGAGCGTCTGCTTCATCACCGGACACGAGGACCCCACCAAGGAGGAGTCCGGCCACAACTGGGAAGTCTACGGCCGCAGCAGCTCCACCCTGGTCTTCTACATGGGCGTGAAGAACCTGCCCATGATCGCGGGCAACCTGATGAACAACGGCCGCGCGCCGGAGACCCCGGTGGCGTTGGTCCGCTGGGGCACGCGCTGCGACCAGCAGTCCTTCGTCTCCACGCTCAAGGACGTGGCCGCCGAGGCCGAGCGCCGGAAGTTCAAGGCCCCGAGCATCATCATCGTGGGCGGGGTCTGCGGCCTGCACGACAAGCTGGCCTGGTTCGAAAAGAAGCCGCTCCTGGGCAAGGGCGTGGTGGTCACGCGTTCGCGCGAGCAGGCCAGCGACCTCTCGGCCCTGCTGCGCGAGGACGGGGCCTGCGTCCTGGAGTTCCCGACCATCGCCGTGACCCCGGCGGCCGACGACGAGGCCGTGGAGAAGGCCGTGGTGGCCCTGCCGTCCTACGACTGGGCCGTGTTCACCTCGGTGAACGGGGTGAAGTGCTTCTGGGACCACCTGGCCGAGTTCGGCCTGGACGCGCGCGTCTTCGCGGGCGTGGAGGTGGGGGCCATCGGCCCGGCCACGGCGGCCGCCCTGGCCGAACGCGGCATCCGCGCGGACTTCGTGCCCGAGAAGTTCGTGGCCGAACAGGTGGTGGCCGGACTGCTGGAGAAAGGCGCGGCGGGCAAGCGCGTCCTCATCCCCCGGGCCCGCGAGGCCCGCGAGGTGCTGCCCGAGGATCTGCGCAAGGCGGGCTGCCACGTGGACGTGCTGCCGGTCTACGAGACCCGGCCCGCCCAGTCCGACGCCTCGGAACTGCGCGCGGCCCTGGACGAGGGGCGCATCCACTACGTGACCTTCGCCAGCTCCTCCACGGTGGACAACTTCTTCGCCCTGATGCCCGCCGAGGAGATGAGGAAGCATTCCTCGGTGCGCTTCGCCTGCATCGGCCCGGTGACGGCTCGGACGCTGGAGAAATACGGCTTCGCGCCCAGCGTGCAGCCCGGCGACTACACCATCCCCGCGCTGGTGGCGGCCCTCTTGGAGGACGCCCGCCGGTAGGATAAGGAGGCGGCCATGTCCAGGCCCGAGATCGGCGGCGAGAAGGATATCCAGGAGATCGCCAAGGCCTTCCAGGAGAGCCGCGTGCTGCTCTCGGCCTTCGAGCTGGGCGTGTTCTCGGTTCTGGGCCTGGAGGGCCTGGGTTCCGAGGAGGCGGCCGAGCGCCTGGGCGCGGACCCGCGCGGCCTGGACCGCCTGCTGAACGCCCTGGCCGCCCTGGGCTTCGTGCGCAAGGACGGCGGGCTGTTCCGCAACACCGAGGCCGCCGAGACCTTTCTCAACGCCAAAAGCCCGCGCTATCTCTCCGGCCTGGCCCATACCTCCAACGTCTACAAGAGCTGGGCCTCGCTCACCGAGGCCGTGCGCCGGGGCGGCCGCGTCACCGAGCGGTCCTCCGCCGATCCGGCCGACACCCGCTCCTTCATCGAGGCCATGCACCGCCGGGCCAAGGACGACGCCGGGGCCCTGGCCGAACTCCTGGACCTCTCCGGGGTGCGTCGCGTCCTGGACCTGGGCGGCGGCTCCGGGGCCTACAGCATGGCCTTCTGCCGGGCCGAGCCCGGGCTCACGGCCGTGGTCCTGGACCTGCCCCACGTGACCCCGCTCACGCGGCGCTACGTGGCCGCCGAGGGCTTCTCCGAGCGCATCTCCACCCAGGACGGCGACTACCACACGGCGGACTTCGGCCGGGGCTACGACCTGGTCTTCCTCTCGGCCATCGCGCACATCAACTCCGGGACCGAGAACCGGGCCCTGGTGGCCCGCGCGTCCCGGGCCCTGAACCCCGGCGGCCGGGTGGCGGTGCAGGACTTCATCATGGATGACGACCGCACCTCGCCGCTGCACGGGGCCCTGTTCGCCCTGAACATGATCGTGAACACCGAGCGCGGGGACACCTACACGGAGTCCGAGGTGCGGGGCTGGATGGAGGCCGCCGGGCTCACGGACGTGCTGCGCCTGGACGGCCGGGACAAGGCCTCCCTGGTGGTGGGACGGCTGGCGGGCCGCTAGGAGCGGATCGAGCCCCCGGCCGTGGGCTTCGCGCGGCCCTTGCCGCGCATGGTCTCGTCCCGGCGCTTGATGATCTCGGCCGAGAGCCGGTAGGCGATGAAGTAGTTGTTGATGTTGCGCACGTAGTTCACGGTTTCCAACCCCACCACGCGCAGGGCCTCGCGCTCCACGCTCCCGAACCAGACGTTGGGGTCCAGCCCGTCCTCGGCGGCCATCTCGCGCAGCCGCTTCACCCGGTTCGGCCCGGCGTTGTAAGCCGCCAGGGCGAAGTGGAAGCGGTTCTCCGGGGTCATGGCCTCGTCGTCGAACTGGCCGCGCAGCAGGTTCATGTACTTGATGCCCGCGTGGATGTTGTTCTCCGCCGGGCGGATGTCGTCGAAGCCCAGGCCCCGGCCCGTGGAGGGCAAAAGCTGCATGATCCCCACCGCGCCCGAGGGGCTGACCGCCGTGTTGTCCAGCCGCGACTCCTGGAATGCCTGGGCCAGGGCCTGGAGCCAGTCGAAGCCGTAGGTTCGGGCGTAGGCCTGGAAGTGCTTCATGAAGGCGCGGCCCTCGCGGCCCACGAAGGGGTTGGACAGCCAGCGCGTGTTCTTGTGGTAGGCCGCGAAGCGGGATTCGAGGCCCTTCCGGTCGCGGACCATGTCCGCGATGGCCGCGTTCAGGCTGGCCAGGAGCAGGGGATTGGTCTTGCGCACGGCCCAGGCCGCCTTGCCCCCGGCGGCCAGGGGAAAGGCGTCGTTGACCACCAGCCCGGGCAGGACCCGGGCCCAGAGCTCGGCCTGGTGGTCGTCGCAGACCACGTTGTCGATGATCCCGGCGGAGAGCATCTCCAGGAGGTTGGCCGAGCCCAGGGTGTGCTCGGCCTCCACGATCTTCACGGGCGGGACGTCGTGGCGCGAGAACAGGAGGTTCAGGGCCCGGAGGTGCTCCACGTGGCTCGAGCCGCGCACCGCATGGACCTCGCGGCCGCCGAAGTCCTCCATGCGCGTCAGGCGCGGCGCGCCCTTGCGCGTGACCAGGACCTCGCGCACGTCGGTGAGCAGGGGCGCGGTGAAGGCCACCAGCTTCTCCCGCTCCGGGGTCACGGTCAGGGTGTGGGCGACGACGTCGCCGTGCCCGGCCAGCAGGGCCGGAATGGCGTCGTCCAGGAGCACGGGCACGTAGGTCATGTCCACCCGCAGCTCGCGCTTCCGGCGCCCGGCGTTGAGCTTCTTGCGGTAGATTTCCCCCAGCTCGTACATGAAGCCCCGGGGCTGGCCCGTGGAGTCGATGAAGAAGTTGGCCCGGTCGCTGATGACCAGGGCGCGCACGCGATGGTTTTCCAACATCTCCGGCAGGTCGCCGGTCCAGACGTCCAGGAGGCTCTGGGCCCGGGCGTGCTCCATGCGCGGGTCGCGGGCCTCGTCGGCCCGGGCGGTCGAGTGGAAAGCCAGGAGCGCCGCCAGCAGGGCGAGGGCGATTCGCGGAAACAGAGACATGATGGGCGACCGTACCCCAAGGGGCGAAGGGGTGACAACCCCTCGGCTCCTTGACGCGCGGCCATTTCCGGGATATTATTCGCAACTTGCCTGTATTTATGCATTTTTCGCGCAGCCCGCGCCCCAAGGAGTCCCCATGCCCCTGTCCCTCGCCGTGCTCGTCTCCGGAGGCGGCTCCAACCTGCAGTCCCTCATCGACCGCATCGAGCAGGGCGTCCTGGACGCCGAGATCAAGCTGGTGGTCTCCAACAAGCCCGAGGCCTACGGCCTGGTCCGGGCGAGCGAGCACGGCATCCCCACCAGGGTCGTGGCCCACGCCGACCACCCCAGCCGCGAGGCCTTCGACACCGAGGTGCTCCGGGCCATCGAGGCGCACCAGGCCGAAGCCGTGATCCTGGCCGGGTTCATGCGCATCCTCACCCCGGGCTTCGTCCAGTCCTTTCCCCGGCGGCTGCTGAACATCCACCCGGCGCTCCTGCCGAGCTTTCCCGGGGCCCACGGCCAGCGCGACGCCGCGGACTACGGCGTGCGCATCTCCGGCTGCACCGTGCACTTCGTGGACGAGATCATGGACCACGGCCCGGTGATCATCCAGGCCGCCGTGCCCGCCGAGCCGGGCGAGGGCGGCGACGCCCTGGCCGCGCGCATCCTCCGGCTGGAGCACCGCATCTTCCCCCAGGCCGTGCAGTGGCTGGCCGAGGGCCGCCTGGGCATGGAGGACCGCCACGTGCGGCTCGCCCCGGCCAAGCGGCCCCTGGCGGACCTCTCGGACCTGGGCCCCTGCCTCGTGAATCCGCCCCTGGAACAGGGCTTCTAGGACGCCCCCGTGAGCGAGGAGCGCCCCCGCCCGCTGGCCGGGCTCCTGGCCTGGGCCTTCTACGACTGGGCCAACAGCGCCTTCTCCACGCTCATCGAGACCTTCGTCTTCGCCGCCTACTTCGCCCGCTCCGTGGCCGAGAACGAGACCCTGGGCACGGCCCAGTGGGGCGAGATGCTGGCCGTGTCCGGGCTGGTCATCGGCCTGGGCGGGCCGCTCTTGGGCGCGGTGGCCGACCATCGGGGCCGCCGCAAGCCCTGGATCGGCGGCTTCACGCTCCTGGCCGTGGTCTGCACGGCCCTGCTCTGGTTCATCAAGCCCGGCCCGGCCTATGTCCCGGCCGCGCTCGTGCTGGTGGGCCTGGCCACGGTGGGCATGGAGTGCGGGGTGATCTTCGCCAACGCCATGCTGCCTTCCATCTGCCCGCCCGAGCGCCTGGGCCGCTGGTCCGGCTGGGGCTGGGCCGTGGGCTACGTGGGCGGCCTGCTCTGCCTGGTCGTCGGGCTCTACGGCCTGGTCACGGCCAACCCCTGGCTGCCCCTGCCGCGCGGGGAGGCCGAGCACGTCCGGGCCACGGCCCTGCTCACCGCGCTCTGGTTCGGCCTGTTCTCCCTGCCGCTCTTCCTCCTGGCCCGCGACGAGCCGGACACCGGCATGCCCCTGGGACGCGCCGTGCTGGCCGGGCTGACGCAGATCCGCGACTCCCTGCGCCAGGCCCGGCGCTACCGCGACATCGGCCGCTTCCTCGTGGCGCGCATGCTCTACAACGACGGACTGACGACCATGTTCGCCTTCGGCGGGATCTACGCCGCCGGGACCTTCGGCATGGGTCCGGAGGAGATCCTGCTCTACGGCATCGGCCTGAACGTCACGGCCGGGCTCGGCGCGGCGGCCTTCGCCGTGCTGGACGACCGGCTGGGGCCCAGGAAGGTCATCGTCTGGTCCCTCTGGGGCCTGATGATTCCCGGCACGCTCATGCTCGTGGTCACGTCCAAGGCCCTGTTCTGGGTCTTCGGCCTGGTGCTCGGCCTGTTCGTGGGCCCGGCCCAGGCCAGCAGCCGCACCTGGCTGGCGCGCATGGCCCCGGAGGAGGTCCGCAACCAGATGTTCGGGCTCTTCGCGCTCTCGGGCAAGATCACGGCCTTCATCGGCCCGCTCCTGGTGGGCTGGCTGACCTTGGCCTCGGGCTCCCAGCGCGTGGGCCTGGGCGCGGTGATCCTGCTCTTCGCCGCCGGGCTCCTGCTCCTGCGCTCGGTGCCCCCGGCCGCGCCCGGCGCGGACTTTGCCAAGACCGTCCGGCCCGGGTAAAAGGGAACATGGGCACAAGGAGGCCGCGATGACCGAAGCCTTCCACTTCAGCCTTTCGGACCAGGAGAAGGCCTACCTCAAGGATCTGGTGCGCCTGTCCATCGCCTCCCGGCTGACCCCGGGCCACGGCCCGGCCGAGCCGCCCGAGCCGCCCACGGACAAGTTGCGCGAGCGCCTGGGGGCCTTCGTGACCCTGGAGCTGGGCGGACGGCTGCGCGGCTGCATCGGCCACATCCAGGGCTCGGGGCCGCTGTTCCGCACCGTCTGGGACATGGCCCAGGCCGCGGCCTTCCAGGACCAGCGCTTCCAGCCGCTGACCGCCGGGGAGTTCGCCCGGCTGGAGGTGGAGATATCCATCCTGTCGCCCATCACGGCCTGCCCGGACCCGGAGCAGGTGGAAGTGGGCCGCCACGGCCTGCTCGTGCGCCGGGGCGGCCGGTCCGGGCTGCTCCTGCCCCAGGTGCCGGTGGAGTGGGGCTGGGACCGATGGAAGTTCCTGGGCCAGACCTGCCTCAAGGCCGGGCTTCCGGCCGAGGCCTGGAAGGCCGAGGGAACCGACATCTTCTGGTTCGAGGCGGAAGTGTTCTGAACTCCGGCCGGGCGCGGCCAAGGGGGGACGCATGACCACGACGGGGGGACGGCGGACGGAACGCCGTCGCAAGCCGCGCCTGCCTTCGGACGGCCGCCTGCGCTGCGACCTGCTCCTGGCGGGCGGACGCCACCGCTTCGCCGTGGACGACCTCTCCCGCGCGGGCATGAAGGTCCGCTCCGAGGACGCCTCGCTCTACGGCCGCGTGGACGTGGGCCAGGCCGTGACCGTGCTGGCCGTGGGCAACGGGCTGAACGCCCTGGAGGAGGAGCGCTTCGGCGAGATCGTCTGGACCGGGCTGGTGGGCGGCCGCTTCCTGGCCGGAATCCGCTTCGTGGATATCCTGGCCGAGATGGACCTCCTCCTGCCCTACCTCTCCGAGCAGTAGTTCCTAGCCCGCGCGCTTCCGGCAGACCAGCCGGAGCTTTTCCACGATGCGCTCGTAGTTTTCGGGCCGGTGCGGCAGCATGCAGGGCGTGCAGTCCTTCACGCCCGCCGGGGTGAGCCGGAAGTCGCCGCCGCAGTCCGGGCCCAGGCAGTAGAGCGGGCAGTAGCAGAACAGGCAGTTGAAGTTTTCGGGATCGTCGGTTTCATGGCAGGGGAAGTAGGCGCAGGCCTCGTTGCGGAAGAACTTGTGGC encodes the following:
- the cobA gene encoding uroporphyrinogen-III C-methyltransferase encodes the protein MSKVYLIGAGPGDLGLFTLKGKQVLETADVVIYDYLAHPDLLKFCREDAEVLYVGKKGGDHTLPQDQINALIIAKAREGKSVARLKGGDPYVFGRGGEEAEELVEAGVEFEVVPGVTSGVAAAAYAGIPVTHRDHTTSVCFITGHEDPTKEESGHNWEVYGRSSSTLVFYMGVKNLPMIAGNLMNNGRAPETPVALVRWGTRCDQQSFVSTLKDVAAEAERRKFKAPSIIIVGGVCGLHDKLAWFEKKPLLGKGVVVTRSREQASDLSALLREDGACVLEFPTIAVTPAADDEAVEKAVVALPSYDWAVFTSVNGVKCFWDHLAEFGLDARVFAGVEVGAIGPATAAALAERGIRADFVPEKFVAEQVVAGLLEKGAAGKRVLIPRAREAREVLPEDLRKAGCHVDVLPVYETRPAQSDASELRAALDEGRIHYVTFASSSTVDNFFALMPAEEMRKHSSVRFACIGPVTARTLEKYGFAPSVQPGDYTIPALVAALLEDARR
- a CDS encoding acetylserotonin O-methyltransferase: MSRPEIGGEKDIQEIAKAFQESRVLLSAFELGVFSVLGLEGLGSEEAAERLGADPRGLDRLLNALAALGFVRKDGGLFRNTEAAETFLNAKSPRYLSGLAHTSNVYKSWASLTEAVRRGGRVTERSSADPADTRSFIEAMHRRAKDDAGALAELLDLSGVRRVLDLGGGSGAYSMAFCRAEPGLTAVVLDLPHVTPLTRRYVAAEGFSERISTQDGDYHTADFGRGYDLVFLSAIAHINSGTENRALVARASRALNPGGRVAVQDFIMDDDRTSPLHGALFALNMIVNTERGDTYTESEVRGWMEAAGLTDVLRLDGRDKASLVVGRLAGR
- a CDS encoding transglycosylase SLT domain-containing protein, translated to MSLFPRIALALLAALLAFHSTARADEARDPRMEHARAQSLLDVWTGDLPEMLENHRVRALVISDRANFFIDSTGQPRGFMYELGEIYRKKLNAGRRKRELRVDMTYVPVLLDDAIPALLAGHGDVVAHTLTVTPEREKLVAFTAPLLTDVREVLVTRKGAPRLTRMEDFGGREVHAVRGSSHVEHLRALNLLFSRHDVPPVKIVEAEHTLGSANLLEMLSAGIIDNVVCDDHQAELWARVLPGLVVNDAFPLAAGGKAAWAVRKTNPLLLASLNAAIADMVRDRKGLESRFAAYHKNTRWLSNPFVGREGRAFMKHFQAYARTYGFDWLQALAQAFQESRLDNTAVSPSGAVGIMQLLPSTGRGLGFDDIRPAENNIHAGIKYMNLLRGQFDDEAMTPENRFHFALAAYNAGPNRVKRLREMAAEDGLDPNVWFGSVEREALRVVGLETVNYVRNINNYFIAYRLSAEIIKRRDETMRGKGRAKPTAGGSIRS
- the purN gene encoding phosphoribosylglycinamide formyltransferase, producing the protein MPLSLAVLVSGGGSNLQSLIDRIEQGVLDAEIKLVVSNKPEAYGLVRASEHGIPTRVVAHADHPSREAFDTEVLRAIEAHQAEAVILAGFMRILTPGFVQSFPRRLLNIHPALLPSFPGAHGQRDAADYGVRISGCTVHFVDEIMDHGPVIIQAAVPAEPGEGGDALAARILRLEHRIFPQAVQWLAEGRLGMEDRHVRLAPAKRPLADLSDLGPCLVNPPLEQGF
- a CDS encoding MFS transporter, which translates into the protein MSEERPRPLAGLLAWAFYDWANSAFSTLIETFVFAAYFARSVAENETLGTAQWGEMLAVSGLVIGLGGPLLGAVADHRGRRKPWIGGFTLLAVVCTALLWFIKPGPAYVPAALVLVGLATVGMECGVIFANAMLPSICPPERLGRWSGWGWAVGYVGGLLCLVVGLYGLVTANPWLPLPRGEAEHVRATALLTALWFGLFSLPLFLLARDEPDTGMPLGRAVLAGLTQIRDSLRQARRYRDIGRFLVARMLYNDGLTTMFAFGGIYAAGTFGMGPEEILLYGIGLNVTAGLGAAAFAVLDDRLGPRKVIVWSLWGLMIPGTLMLVVTSKALFWVFGLVLGLFVGPAQASSRTWLARMAPEEVRNQMFGLFALSGKITAFIGPLLVGWLTLASGSQRVGLGAVILLFAAGLLLLRSVPPAAPGADFAKTVRPG
- the amrA gene encoding AmmeMemoRadiSam system protein A, whose protein sequence is MTEAFHFSLSDQEKAYLKDLVRLSIASRLTPGHGPAEPPEPPTDKLRERLGAFVTLELGGRLRGCIGHIQGSGPLFRTVWDMAQAAAFQDQRFQPLTAGEFARLEVEISILSPITACPDPEQVEVGRHGLLVRRGGRSGLLLPQVPVEWGWDRWKFLGQTCLKAGLPAEAWKAEGTDIFWFEAEVF
- a CDS encoding PilZ domain-containing protein, whose translation is MTTTGGRRTERRRKPRLPSDGRLRCDLLLAGGRHRFAVDDLSRAGMKVRSEDASLYGRVDVGQAVTVLAVGNGLNALEEERFGEIVWTGLVGGRFLAGIRFVDILAEMDLLLPYLSEQ
- a CDS encoding cysteine-rich small domain-containing protein; translated protein: MQNSHKFFRNEACAYFPCHETDDPENFNCLFCYCPLYCLGPDCGGDFRLTPAGVKDCTPCMLPHRPENYERIVEKLRLVCRKRAG